The Roseicyclus marinus genome has a segment encoding these proteins:
- a CDS encoding ATPase: MPLLYDSPAAWTDAPDKSLAVFGMSGLGKTRLASLLRSAGGWYHYSIDYRIGTAYMGEHINDNLKREAMQVPLLAELLKSDSIYIASNISFGNLAPLSTYLGKPGDAAKGGLPFDEYMRRQALHRRAEINALLDTPNFIHRARDLYGYPHFVADTGGSICEVVDPEDPNDEVLRTLQAHCLMVWIEGPESHTEELIRRFERDPKPMYYKPEFLLPLWQGWLDEQGVTAETADPNAFIRFAYRRAMAHRAPLYAAMARNWGITVTAAEVEAVRDAQDATAMVAAALGRRAQPA; encoded by the coding sequence ATGCCGCTTCTCTACGACAGCCCCGCCGCCTGGACCGATGCCCCGGACAAGAGCCTTGCCGTTTTCGGCATGTCGGGGCTTGGCAAGACGCGGCTCGCAAGCCTGCTCAGGTCCGCGGGCGGCTGGTACCATTACTCGATCGATTACCGTATCGGCACGGCCTATATGGGCGAGCACATCAACGACAACCTCAAGCGCGAGGCGATGCAGGTGCCGCTCTTGGCCGAGCTGTTGAAATCGGATTCGATCTACATCGCCTCCAACATCAGTTTCGGCAATCTTGCGCCTCTCTCGACCTACCTGGGCAAGCCGGGCGATGCGGCCAAGGGCGGCTTGCCCTTTGACGAATACATGCGGCGGCAGGCGCTGCATCGGCGGGCCGAGATCAACGCGCTTCTCGACACGCCGAATTTCATCCATCGGGCCCGCGATCTCTATGGCTATCCGCATTTCGTGGCCGATACCGGCGGCTCGATCTGCGAGGTGGTCGATCCCGAAGACCCCAATGACGAGGTGCTGCGCACGTTGCAGGCCCATTGCCTGATGGTCTGGATCGAGGGTCCCGAAAGCCATACCGAGGAATTGATCCGCCGCTTCGAGCGTGATCCCAAGCCCATGTATTACAAGCCGGAATTCCTGCTGCCGCTCTGGCAGGGATGGCTGGACGAACAGGGTGTGACGGCAGAAACGGCCGATCCCAACGCCTTCATCCGGTTTGCCTATCGCCGGGCCATGGCGCATCGCGCGCCGCTTTATGCCGCGATGGCGCGGAACTGGGGCATCACCGTGACCGCCGCCGAGGTGGAGGCCGTGCGCGATGCCCAAGACGCCACCGCCATGGTCGCCGCAGCCCTTGGCAGGCGTGCCCAGCCCGCCTAA
- the metA gene encoding homoserine O-acetyltransferase MetA has product MPIKLPSTLPAFSILRREGVQVMGQQAADRQDIRPLRIGLLNLMPKKIQTETQFARLIGASPLQVELSLIRMTDHETRNTAAEHMEEFYRPFAEVAATGEKFDGLIITGAPIEHLPFEAVTYWDELKQVFDWTQSHVHSTFGVCWGGMAMINHFHGVEKHMLPAKAFGCFRHKVREPASPYLRGFSDDFIIPVSRWTEMKQPEIDAVPGLVTLLASDEVGPCLVEDRAHRALYIFNHFEYDSDTLKQEYDRDVAAGTAINVPVNYYPENDPTRAPLNRWRSHAHLLYGNWVSEVYQTTPFDMAEIGQRVTDWRT; this is encoded by the coding sequence ATGCCGATCAAGCTGCCCTCCACGCTCCCCGCCTTTTCCATCCTCCGCCGCGAGGGGGTTCAGGTCATGGGGCAACAGGCGGCCGACCGTCAGGATATCCGCCCGCTTCGGATCGGGCTCTTGAACCTGATGCCGAAAAAGATCCAGACCGAGACCCAGTTCGCGCGACTGATCGGCGCCTCGCCCCTGCAGGTGGAATTGTCGCTGATCCGCATGACGGATCACGAAACGCGCAACACCGCCGCCGAGCATATGGAGGAATTCTATCGCCCCTTTGCCGAGGTCGCGGCAACGGGCGAGAAATTCGATGGGCTGATCATCACCGGCGCGCCGATCGAACATCTGCCTTTCGAGGCGGTGACCTATTGGGACGAGCTCAAACAGGTGTTCGACTGGACCCAAAGCCATGTCCATTCCACCTTCGGCGTCTGCTGGGGTGGGATGGCGATGATCAACCATTTCCACGGCGTCGAAAAACACATGCTGCCTGCCAAGGCCTTTGGCTGTTTCCGCCACAAGGTGCGCGAGCCGGCATCGCCCTATCTGCGGGGGTTTTCGGATGATTTCATCATCCCCGTCAGCCGCTGGACCGAGATGAAACAGCCCGAGATCGACGCTGTGCCGGGGCTTGTGACGCTTCTGGCCTCGGACGAGGTGGGCCCCTGCCTGGTCGAGGATCGGGCGCATCGCGCGCTCTATATCTTCAACCATTTCGAATATGACAGCGACACGCTGAAACAGGAATATGACCGCGATGTCGCTGCAGGCACCGCGATCAACGTGCCGGTCAATTACTATCCCGAAAACGATCCGACGCGCGCGCCGCTCAACCGGTGGCGCAGCCATGCCCATCTGCTCTACGGCAATTGGGTGTCCGAAGTGTATCAGACCACCCCCTTCGACATGGCCGAGATCGGGCAGCGCGTCACCGATTGGCGGACATGA